The sequence below is a genomic window from Desulfobacterales bacterium.
GGTAAACACTTTGGGATGGTTGGATTAGGGCGCATCGGCCAGAAGGTGGCTGAATATGGTCAGGCCTTTGGTATGCAAGTGGGTGCTTTTGATCCTCTGACCCATAATTGGAAAGAGGACATATGGCGTGCGCCTTCTCTTTCCGAATTATTGAAATGGTCTGATGTTCTTAGTCTGCACATACCATTGAATGCCGATACCCATCAACTCATTGGAAAAACGGAATTGGCATTGCTGCCCCAAAATGCAGTACTGATCAATACATCACGCGGACAATTGATCGATGAGAATGCTTTGATCCAAGCGCTGGAAAGTGGCCGGTTGGGCGGTGCCGCCCTTGATGTCATCGCCAATGAACGCGATGCAGCCCAACGTAACAAAAGTCCCTTACTTGCATATGCCAACCAACACGATAATCTGCTTATTACTCCGCATATTGGAGGGGCAACCTACGAATCAATGGCCAAAACCGAAGTTTTTATGGCTCAAAAACTTGTCGATTTTTTATTGGCAAAAGAAAAATTACTGTAAGAGGTATTCATGCGAAAAATATGTGTTGTTATTACCGCCCGACCCAGTTATGCACGCATAAAAACGGTACTGGAAGCCGTTCAATCTCATCCTGATCTTGAGTTGCAATTAATTGTAGCTGCCTCTGCCTTGTTGGAACGCTATGGCCCGGTCATCGATGTTATTCGGGCAGACGGTTTTGAACCTAATGCGGTGGCGCATATGGTAGTTGAAGGGGAGAATCTGGTAACCACTGCCAAATCGACCGGTCTCGGTCTGGTAGAACTGGCGACGGCCTTTGACAACCTTAAACCGGACGTGGTTGTCAGTATTGCTGATCGCTATGAAACCATTGCAACCGCCATAGCGGCCTCCTATCTCAATATCCCGGTGGCACACGTTCAGGGTGGTGAAGTGACGGGTTCTATTGACGAGAAGGTGCGCCATGCAGTTACCAAACTGGCCAATCTGCATTTTGTTTCCAATGAATTGGCTGCCAAGCGAGTGGTCCGAATGGGCGAAGATCCCGAAACGGTATTTGTTACGGGTTGCGCCTCTGTGGACCTTGCTGCCCGGGTGCTATCAGAAGGGCTGGACGGTTTTAATCCCTTTGAGCGCTATGCCGGTGTCGGGCATGAATTTAATCCTGAAAAGGGGTATCTGGTCGTCATGCAGCACCCAGTGACCACTGAATACGAGGATTCATTGGACCAGATTACTGAGACGTTGACTGCCATTGAGGAACTTGCGCACCCGACCTTTTGGTTTTGGCCGAACGTGGATGCCGGATCAGATCGAATTTCGAAAGGCATTCGACATTTTCGTGAAACCCACGAAATCCCGTATATCTATTTTTTCAAAAATCTGTCACCCGAGGACTTTCTGCGATTATTGATTGGTGCAAAATGCCTCGTCGGCAATTCAAGTGTTGGTATTCGTGAAGCGTCTTTCCTTGGTGTACCGACAGTCAATATTGGTAATCGTCAGATCGGGCGTGATCGAGGACCAAATGTGATTGACACTGGATATTCCGCCGAGGCGGTAACTGATGCCATCAAACAGCATCTGGTCAATGGGAAATACAATACCTCCAGCCTGTATGGAGACGGAGCGGCCGGAAACAGAATTGCCGATTTGCTGGCAACTGTGCCGCTAAAATCTGATAAGCGGCTTGTTTACTAAGTAATACCTGATTTTTTTTTCACCATCGGATGAAACTATGGCGCTAAGTATAGATCAACAAATACAGGCCAAAATTCTTGCGGTCATTCCGGCTCGGGCCGGCTCAAAGGGCGTCCCTCGAAAAAATATTCGTCCAATCTGCGGCAAGCCTTTAATTACCTATACGATTGAAGCAGCGTTGCAAGTCCAGCATTTGTTTCACCGTTTGATCGTCAGCACCGAAGATGAAGAGATCGCTGCAATCGCCCGTCAAAATGGTGCCGAAGTGCCTTTTCTACGTCCGATTGAGCTATCAGGTGATGATGTTCCCACATTACCTGTCTTGCAACACGCCGTGCGTTTTGTGGAAAAGCAGGATGACATTATCCTGGACTGGGTACTTTTGCTTCAGCCGACGGATCCCTTGCGGCAGGCCGCAGACATCGAAGCAGCTTTGGAACTATCCCAGCAGGACCCCTGCGATTCGGTTATCAGCGTGGTGCAGGTGTTTTCCACCCATCCCATATTAATGAAGCGCATTGAAGACAACCAGCTTCTGCCGTATTGCATTGAGGAAAAAGAAGGCACGCGTCGCCAGGATTACAAACCAGCAGCTTATATGCGCAACGGAGCCATATACCTGACGCGACGAAAGGTTCTGATCGAGCAGAACTCGATCTGGGGTCAGGTCATCCGTCCTTACGTTATGCCGCCAGAACGGTCAGTGGGAGTGGATAGTGACCTGGACCTTAAGATGGTCGAAGTGATGATGCGTGAGAATCACAAAAAACCATAGCGGCAAAACCTTTTTTTCATTTAATAAACTAGTCATCTGCTTCCGGCAGCGGTGCAAAATAATGGTGCCGCTAAAAGAGTTATTTAGGCAACCAAATTTTTTAAATGATGAAAATAGTGCAAACGATCAACGTTTGAAACAATGTAACAAACGCCAGTGAAACGCGACGGCTGCGAAAGGATAAGAGATCGATATGTGCGGTATTGCGGTTGGCTGCGGTGATGGTTGGAATCGCAGGCAACTAGAAGATATGGTTGCCATCCAAAATCATCGGGGCCCAGATGATAGCGGGCTGTATATCGACGAGCGCCATCATATCGGTTTCGGTCATTCGCGCTTGAGCATCATAGACCTCTCCAGCGCAGGACATCAGCCGATGAATTCAGCCGATGACAGTTGCTGGATTGTATTAAATGGAGAGATATACAATTATCTGGAACTTCGTTCGGAGCTTAGGTCTTATCCCTTCAAAAGCCAGACTGATACTGAAGTTATTTTGGCTGCGTATCAGCGGTGGGGGACAACATGTCTTGAGCATTTAATCGGTATGTTCGCCTTTGCCCTTTGGGATAGGAAAAAGCGAAAACTATTTGTTGCG
It includes:
- a CDS encoding acylneuraminate cytidylyltransferase family protein, producing the protein MALSIDQQIQAKILAVIPARAGSKGVPRKNIRPICGKPLITYTIEAALQVQHLFHRLIVSTEDEEIAAIARQNGAEVPFLRPIELSGDDVPTLPVLQHAVRFVEKQDDIILDWVLLLQPTDPLRQAADIEAALELSQQDPCDSVISVVQVFSTHPILMKRIEDNQLLPYCIEEKEGTRRQDYKPAAYMRNGAIYLTRRKVLIEQNSIWGQVIRPYVMPPERSVGVDSDLDLKMVEVMMRENHKKP
- the neuC gene encoding UDP-N-acetylglucosamine 2-epimerase, with translation MRKICVVITARPSYARIKTVLEAVQSHPDLELQLIVAASALLERYGPVIDVIRADGFEPNAVAHMVVEGENLVTTAKSTGLGLVELATAFDNLKPDVVVSIADRYETIATAIAASYLNIPVAHVQGGEVTGSIDEKVRHAVTKLANLHFVSNELAAKRVVRMGEDPETVFVTGCASVDLAARVLSEGLDGFNPFERYAGVGHEFNPEKGYLVVMQHPVTTEYEDSLDQITETLTAIEELAHPTFWFWPNVDAGSDRISKGIRHFRETHEIPYIYFFKNLSPEDFLRLLIGAKCLVGNSSVGIREASFLGVPTVNIGNRQIGRDRGPNVIDTGYSAEAVTDAIKQHLVNGKYNTSSLYGDGAAGNRIADLLATVPLKSDKRLVY
- a CDS encoding NAD(P)-dependent oxidoreductase, with the translated sequence GKHFGMVGLGRIGQKVAEYGQAFGMQVGAFDPLTHNWKEDIWRAPSLSELLKWSDVLSLHIPLNADTHQLIGKTELALLPQNAVLINTSRGQLIDENALIQALESGRLGGAALDVIANERDAAQRNKSPLLAYANQHDNLLITPHIGGATYESMAKTEVFMAQKLVDFLLAKEKLL